One Clavibacter zhangzhiyongii genomic region harbors:
- a CDS encoding thioredoxin family protein: protein MYSSLFCVPCQATRKVLAEVQRLLPWLPVEELDVAAHPDRAEEAGIRSTPTILVLAGDHLVLRATGVPTAPQVLQAVARAMDASRDADADAGAGSAAPGPVDPA, encoded by the coding sequence ATGTACTCCTCCCTCTTCTGCGTCCCGTGCCAGGCGACTCGGAAGGTCCTCGCCGAGGTCCAGCGGCTGCTGCCGTGGCTCCCGGTCGAGGAGCTCGACGTCGCGGCGCACCCCGACCGCGCCGAGGAGGCGGGCATCCGCTCCACGCCCACGATCCTCGTGCTCGCCGGCGACCACCTGGTCCTCCGCGCCACGGGCGTCCCGACCGCGCCGCAGGTGCTGCAGGCCGTGGCCCGCGCGATGGACGCGTCACGTGACGCGGACGCGGACGCGGGTGCCGGGTCGGCCGCTCCGGGCCCCGTCGACCCCGCGTAG
- the nadE gene encoding ammonia-dependent NAD(+) synthetase has product MRDIQSEIIAALEVRPTIDPADEVRRRVDFLKAYLRSTGAEGFVLGISGGQDSSLAGRLAQLAVEELAAEGLLAEFVAVRLPYGVQADEEDAQLALRFIQPKSSVVFDIRRAVDSFEAEYADAAGHRMLDFTKGNVKARSRMVAQYALAGQARLLVIGTDHAAEAVTGFFTKYGDGGADVLPLTGLTKRQGRALLEHLDAPERLYLKAPTADLLDETPGQTDEANLGLTYADIDDFLEGGDVDDEVAEAIEARYASTEHKRRVPASMFDDWWK; this is encoded by the coding sequence ATGCGCGACATCCAGTCAGAGATCATCGCCGCCCTCGAGGTGCGTCCGACCATCGACCCCGCCGACGAGGTGCGGAGGCGCGTCGACTTCCTCAAGGCCTACCTCCGGTCCACCGGCGCCGAGGGCTTCGTGCTCGGCATCAGCGGCGGGCAGGACTCGTCGCTCGCCGGCCGCCTGGCGCAGCTCGCGGTCGAGGAGCTCGCCGCGGAGGGTCTCCTCGCCGAGTTCGTGGCCGTGCGCCTGCCGTACGGGGTGCAGGCCGACGAGGAGGACGCGCAGCTCGCGCTGCGCTTCATCCAGCCGAAGTCGAGCGTCGTCTTCGACATCAGGCGCGCGGTCGACAGCTTCGAGGCGGAGTACGCCGACGCCGCCGGCCACCGGATGCTCGACTTCACCAAGGGCAACGTCAAGGCGCGTTCGCGCATGGTCGCCCAGTACGCGCTCGCCGGGCAGGCGCGTCTGCTCGTCATCGGCACGGACCACGCCGCCGAGGCGGTCACCGGCTTCTTCACGAAGTACGGCGACGGCGGGGCCGACGTCCTGCCGCTCACCGGACTCACCAAGCGCCAGGGGCGGGCGCTGCTCGAGCACCTGGACGCCCCGGAGCGCCTCTACCTCAAGGCGCCCACCGCCGACCTCCTCGACGAGACGCCCGGCCAGACCGACGAGGCGAACCTCGGCCTCACCTACGCCGACATCGACGACTTCCTCGAGGGCGGCGACGTCGACGACGAGGTGGCCGAGGCCATCGAGGCGCGCTACGCGAGCACGGAGCACAAACGGCGCGTGCCCGCCTCGATGTTCGACGACTGGTGGAAGTGA
- the msrA gene encoding peptide-methionine (S)-S-oxide reductase MsrA: MQTFILAGGCFWCLDAVYRTLDGVHDVISGYIGGHTAHPSYDAVCTGATGHAEAVKVVFDEEVIPADVILDVFFTLHDPRQLNRQGADVGTQYRSAMFPADAEQEQLFRDAIARAGELWDGTAVTTIEPVGTWYDAEDYHQDFFAKNPGQGYCNAVAVPKVNKVRKSFAQYVRAA; encoded by the coding sequence ATGCAGACATTCATCCTCGCCGGCGGCTGCTTCTGGTGCCTCGATGCGGTCTACCGCACCCTCGACGGCGTCCACGACGTCATCTCCGGATACATCGGCGGGCACACCGCCCACCCCTCCTACGACGCCGTGTGCACGGGCGCGACCGGGCACGCCGAGGCGGTGAAGGTGGTCTTCGACGAGGAGGTCATCCCCGCCGACGTGATCCTCGACGTGTTCTTCACGCTGCACGACCCGCGCCAGCTCAACCGCCAGGGCGCCGACGTCGGCACGCAGTACCGCTCGGCCATGTTCCCCGCGGACGCCGAGCAGGAGCAGCTCTTCCGCGACGCCATCGCGCGCGCCGGCGAGCTGTGGGACGGCACGGCCGTCACGACCATCGAGCCCGTCGGCACGTGGTACGACGCGGAGGACTACCACCAGGACTTCTTCGCGAAGAACCCCGGCCAGGGCTACTGCAACGCGGTCGCCGTGCCCAAGGTCAACAAGGTGCGGAAGTCGTTCGCGCAGTACGTGCGCGCCGCCTGA